The Humulus lupulus chromosome 4, drHumLupu1.1, whole genome shotgun sequence genome has a window encoding:
- the LOC133833132 gene encoding uncharacterized protein LOC133833132 — translation MWEFHGEDITEVNEDQEEVESNSEEDIPYDSDDDEDNDDMRPALEDLASQYHRKSDFVNLGDSNEHNDEMNTLPDLFEEVEKELYFGCTTFSILTFIVNLMHIKVMCGWSNKSFDLLLDLLSKAFPKDNKIPRSYYDAKKMLRDLGLGYETIHYVSMIVLYFGKRIKMLKDVLYVVLNDTNSKELKRLFMSRHTSSDMRWHKEERVDTEGVLRHPADAEVWKDFDRQYPDFAKESRNVRLGFATDGFNPFGDLSNSYSMWPVLLMPYNMPPWRCMKQEFLMMALLILGRRAPGKDIDVYLQPLIDELKKLWENGVRTFDIIDKEYFTMRATILWTIHDFPAYGTVSGYSTQGYKACPVCEDDTSSFRIRGKTCFMGHRRYLCLNHQWRNDMEYDGQKNICDSVVGTIFSIDGKSKDIEKARLDLQDLNIRKQLHMKKKGNKWFKPVACYTLSAKERQEFCTFIKSVKFPDGYAANISRNVNMKDGKLFGLKSHDCHILLQRLLPIGLRPYLKKKVMDAIVELSLFFKKLCARTLYVKDLDELEKGVVLTLCKLESIFPPAFFDVMIHLMVHLPLEAKLGGPIKKMNETISGKAQEDLYAIAMQPSFLACTYAGCMVNGVRYHTKSQDERLLTQNYGVHVEAEYDRNICDFYGVINEIWEVHYLYLNKVILFKCSWYNTNGSDRMYSEYNFTSININTEWFEDESFVLANQVSLVFYLDDIKKSKDNKDWKVVQKVNHRHVWDIPSKPMDGEVDDEDPTINSSEAYQEESSNDIGVNFDSTTNDTNLIRDDIEDIECDNHQLFNELQINHNDQVQSDINSDDTDE, via the exons ATGTGGGAGTTTCACGGGGAAGATATCACAGAAGTAAACGAAGATCAAGAAGAAGTAGAATCAAACAGTGAAGAGGACATACCATATGACAGTGATgatgatgaagacaatgacgatatGAGACCAGCATTAGAAGATTTAGCTAGTCAATATCATAGGAAGAGTGATTTTGTGAACCTTGGAGATTCAAATGAGCACAATGATGAAATGAATACATTGCCTGACTTATTTGAAGAAGTTGAAAAGGAGTTATACTTTGGATGTACAACGTTCTCAATCTTAACATTTATTGTTAATCTAATGCACATTAAAGTGATGTGTGGTTGGAGTAACAAATCATTTGATTTGTTGCTCGACTTACTTTCGAAAGCATTTCCCAAAGACAATAAAATTCCACGATCTTATTATGACGCTAAGAAAATGTTGCGTGATCTTGGTTTAGGGTACGAAACTATTCATTATGTGAGTATGATTGTGCTTTATTTTGGAAAGAGAATAAAAATGCTGAAAGATGTCCTATATGTGGTCTTGAATGATACAAATTCCAAGGAACTAAAG AGACTTTTTATGTCACGCCATACATCATCTGATATGAGGTGGCATAAAGAAGAACGTGTTGATACAGAAGGTGTGCTTAGACACCCGGCAGATGCagaggtttggaaggattttgatAGACAATATCCAGATTTTGCAAAAGAATCTAGAAATGTAAGGCTTGGATTTGCAACAGATGGGTTCAATCCATTCGGTGATTTATCAAACTCGTACAGTATGTGGCCAGTGTTACTAATGCCATATAACATGCCGCCATGGAGATGCATGAAGCAAGAATTCTTAATGATGGCATTATTGATTCTGGGACGTCGTGCTCCAGGAAAAGACATAGATGTCTATTTACAACCTCTGATCGATGAGCTGAAAAAACTATGGGAAAATGGTGTACGTACTTTTGATATTATTGATAAAGAATATTTTACAATGCGTGCAACAATATTGTGGACGATccatgattttccagcatatggtactGTATCTGGGTATAGCACTCAAGGTTATAAAGCTTGTCCTGTTTGTGAAGATGACACATCTTCATTTCGAATAAGAGGAAAAACATGTTTCATGGGTCATCGTCGATATTTGTGTCTGAACCACCAATGGCGCAATGATATGGAGTATGATG GGCAG aaaaatatatgtGATAGTGTAGTTGGTACAATATTTAGTATTGATGGGAAGTCTAAAGATATTGAAAAGGCAAGACTTGATTTACAAGATTTAAATATTCGTAAGCAGCTACACATGAAAAAGAAGGGGAACAAATGGTTCAAACCAGTAGCATGCTATACATTATCAGCGAAGGAACGACAAGAATTTTGTACGTTCATAAAGTCCGTAAAATTTCCTGATGGATATGCTGCAAATATTTCTCGGAATGTTAACATGAAAGATGGAAAGTTATTTGGGTTGAAAAGTCATGATTGTCATATTTTATTACAGAGGTTGTTACCTATTGGTTTAAGgccatatttgaaaaagaaagtaATGGATGCTATTGTTGAGCTGTCATTATTCTTCAAAAAGCTATGTGCGAGGACATTATATGTGAAAGACTTAGACGAATTGGAAAAGGGCGTTGTACTCACGCTGTGTAAATTAGAAAGTATATTTCCTCCTGCCTTCTTTGATGTGATGATTCATCTTATGGTTCACTTGCCATTAGAAGCTAAGTTAGGTGGTCCA ataaaaaaaatgaatgaaacaaTATCTGGTAAAGCACAAGAAGATTTGTATGCAATTGCAATGCAACCAAGTTTTTTGGCTTGTACATATGCTGGTTGTATGGTTAATGGAGTTCGATACCATACAAAAAGTCAAGATGAAAGACTTTTAACTCAAAACTACGGTGTTCACGTTGAAGCAGAATATGATAGAAATATATGTGATTTTTATGGTGTCATCAATGAAATTTGGGAAGTACATTACCTCTATTTGAACAAAGTTATATTGTTCAAATGCTCTTGGTACAATACCAATGGAAGTGATAGAATGTACTCTGAATATAACTTTACTAGTATCAACATCAACACAGAATGGTTTGAAGATGAATCATTTGTTCTTGCCAATCAAGTAAGTTTGGTTTTTTATTTGGATGACATTAAAAAAAGTAAAGATAATAAAGATTGGAAAGTGGTACAAAAAGTAAATCATCGTCACGTCTGGGATATACCATCAAAGCCAATGGATGGTGAAGTTGATGATGAAGATCCAACTATCAACAGTTCTGAAGCATATCAAGAAGAATCTTCGAATGACATTGGCGTGAATTTTGATTCAACGACAAATGATACTAATCTTATTCGGGATGATATTGAAGATATAGAATGTGATAATCATCAATTGTTCAATGAACTtcaaataaatcataatgatcaaGTTCAAAGTGATATAAATAGTGACGATACCGATGAATAA
- the LOC133833131 gene encoding uncharacterized protein LOC133833131, protein MEMEEFRNMKVTISGLCGKLWPNQSQKVWHAFTWNRYSFPKYKFITWLACQDKLLTRDRLIRFGITTESNCLLCEQAAESHQHIFFDCFYSKEIVSRILSWVEMKVTQRTLEACLKSIKRRKLSKFRRDFLVAVLNAAVYCIWEARNVSLWEQKVYTGNNIVKKIKYDVCNRFSHFKRERTSKVDRDWYEALSSSYGAY, encoded by the coding sequence ATGGAGATGGAGGAGTTTAGGAACATGAAAGTTACTATTTCTGGTTTGTGTGGGAAGCTTTGGCCGAATCAATCACAAAAAGTTTGGCATGCCTTCACTTGGAACAGGTATAGCTTTCCTAAATACAAATTTATCACTTGGTTAGCTTGTCAAGATAAGTTGTTAACAAGGGATAGACTGATTCGGTTTGGCATTACTACTGAAAGTAATTGCCTCCTTTGTGAGCAGGCTGCTGAATCTCATCagcatattttctttgattgctTCTATAGTAAAGAAATTGTTTCAAGGATCCTTTCTTGGGTGGAGATGAAGGTGACTCAAAGAACTTTAGAAGCTTGTTTGAAGAGCATTAAGAGAAGGAAATTGTCAAAATTCAGGAGAGATTTTCTTGTGGCTGTTCTGAATGCTGCTGTGTATTGCATTTGGGAAGCAAGGAATGTAAGTTTGTGGGAGCAAAAAGTCTATACTGGAAATAATATAGTCAAAAAGATTAAATATGATGTTTGTAATAGGTTTTCTCATTTTAAAAGAGAGAGAACAAGTAAAGTAGATAGAGATTGGTATGAGGCTTTGAGCTCTAGTTATGGAGCTTATTGA
- the LOC133831571 gene encoding peroxidase 3-like: MMKINFLILVFVVLISLLVGSEGGQLTNNFYKHSCEEAETIVKKATEKHVATNPAVPARLLRMHFHDCFVRGCDGSVLLNSTKKNAEKDAAPNQSLLGFDVIDDIKAQVEKKCPGVVSCADILALAARDSVSYAFKKSMWEVPTGRRDGKVSIMSEVQQNIPAPFFNFTQLKQSFATKGLSGHDLVVLSGGHTIGVGHCTAFNNRLYNFTGKGDQDPSLDKNYAKLLKTKCPPNDQNTTVPMDPGSAVTFDSSYYGVVLKHKGLFTSDAALLTNKVARDTVQELVYQNDFFAEFALSMKKMGAVEVLTGTAGEIRNKCWAVNS; encoded by the exons ATGATGAAGATCAACTTTCTTATATTGGTGTTTGTTGTTCTAATTAGTCTCTTGGTGGGCTCTGAAGGAGGGCAACTCACAAACAATTTCTACAAGCATAGCTGTGAAGAAGCTGAGACTATTGTGAAGAAGGCCACCGAGAAACATGTGGCCACTAACCCTGCTGTGCCCGCACGCTTGCTCAGAATGCATTTCCACGATTGTTTTGTTAGA GGATGTGATGGTTCGGTTCTGTTGAACTCAACAAAGAAAAATGCTGAAAAAGATGCAGCTCCAAACCAaagtttgttgggttttgatgTAATAGATGATATCAAAGCACAAGTTGAGAAGAAATGTCCAGGAGTCGTTTCATGCGCTGATATTCTAGCTTTGGCTGCAAGGGACTCTGTTTCCTACGCA tTTAAGAAATCCATGTGGGAAGTGCCTACGGGTAGAAGAGATGGAAAAGTATCAATAATGAGCGAAGTACAACAAAACATTCCAGCACCCTTCTTCAACTTCACCCAACTCAAGCAAAGCTTTGCCACCAAAGGCCTTTCTGGGCATGACCTTGTCGTATTATCAG gaggACACACGATCGGAGTGGGACACTGCACTGCGTTCAACAACAGACTATACAACTTCACCGGAAAAGGAGACCAAGACCCTTCACTGGACAAAAACTATGCCAAACTCTTGAAGACCAAATGCCCTCCAAACGACCAAAACACAACTGTCCCAATGGACCCGGGCAGTGCTGTCACCTTCGACAGCAGCTACTACGGCGTCGTGCTCAAGCACAAGGGCCTTTTCACCTCAGACGCCGCACTTCTCACGAACAAGGTCGCCCGTGACACCGTCCAGGAGTTGGTTTATCAAAATGATTTCTTCGCCGAATTCGCACTGTCCATGAAGAAGATGGGAGCCGTTGAGGTCCTCACCGGCACGGCTGGTGAGATCAGGAACAAGTGTTGGGCTGTCAATTCTTAG